The nucleotide window ACGGCGGTGAGCACGACCGCCGCGCCGACCACGACCCAGATGATGGGCCATGGGATGCCCGGGGCGATGAGCTCGGGGGATCCGTTCATCGACCCGAGCATCGCCTGCGCACCGGCCCAGCCGTAGACGAACCCGAGCACGAGGCCCGTCGCCGTGGCCGCGACGGTGAGTGCGGCCGCCTCGGCGAGGATCATCAGCCGCACCTGCGCCCGGTCGAAGCCGAGGGCGCGCAGCAGCCCGATCTCGCGGGTGCGCTGCAGGACGCTGACGGAGAGGGTGTTCACGAGGCCGACGGCGGCGATGACCGCGCTGAAGCCGATGAGGGCCGAGAAGACCGCGACGGTGCCGTCGATCATGGGGCCGATCGCCTCGCGCAGGATCTCCTGGTCGTCCATCGCGAGGTACAGAGCCTGCCGGTACGACTCCATCGTGACGCCGAACATCGTGACGAGGGTGACGCCGATCACGAGGCCGATCGTCATGCGCGTGGCCCGCTCGGGGTGGCGCACCGCGTTCTCGGCGGCGAGCCTGGCCGACGGCGAACGGCCGAACCAGCGGCCGACCGCGCGCAGCACGGGCGGCATGATGCGGTCGGCGACGAGGACGATGCCGGTGAACGAGAGGATGCCGCCGACGACGCCGATGAGCACGCCACCCGGGTGCAGGAGGCCGGCGAGCACGCCGCCGGCCAGCGCGAGGACGCCGAGGACGATGAGCGCGATGCCGGTGGCCGTGCGGCCGGTGCGGCGGCCGAGCTCCTCCCCCGAGGCCTCGGTCGCGTTGCCGAGCGCCTCCGCGGGCCGCACGGCCAGCACCCGACGCGACCCCGTCCACGCCGCCAGCCACGTCGTCGCCGCGACGGCGACCATCGGCACGACGAGGATCGGCTGCAGATAGGCGTACTCGTAGGCCGGGATCGCCTCGGCGGCCACCCCCGCCTGCCCGATCCCCCACGCCGCCGCCGTGCCGATCAGCGCGCCGGCGACCGCCCCGGCGACGCCGACGATGAGCCCCTCGCGGGCCAGCACGTTGCGCTGGTCGCGTGCGCTCGACCCGATGAGGCGCAGCAACGCGATCACGCGGGTGCGGCCGGCCACGACCGTCGCGACCGTGTTCGCGGTGGTGACGGCGGCGACGTAGACGGCGATGGCGATGAACACG belongs to Agromyces archimandritae and includes:
- a CDS encoding ABC transporter permease → MKTRLQDHGPTFLVATLSAGFGVALLQVTGILAAIMAADDVTGSSATVATMLNVIAFVFIAIAVYVAAVTTANTVATVVAGRTRVIALLRLIGSSARDQRNVLAREGLIVGVAGAVAGALIGTAAAWGIGQAGVAAEAIPAYEYAYLQPILVVPMVAVAATTWLAAWTGSRRVLAVRPAEALGNATEASGEELGRRTGRTATGIALIVLGVLALAGGVLAGLLHPGGVLIGVVGGILSFTGIVLVADRIMPPVLRAVGRWFGRSPSARLAAENAVRHPERATRMTIGLVIGVTLVTMFGVTMESYRQALYLAMDDQEILREAIGPMIDGTVAVFSALIGFSAVIAAVGLVNTLSVSVLQRTREIGLLRALGFDRAQVRLMILAEAAALTVAATATGLVLGFVYGWAGAQAMLGSMNGSPELIAPGIPWPIIWVVVGAAVVLTAVASLAPARRAGRVSPVVALAVD